In bacterium, the genomic stretch TCGGCCACCGCGTCTACAAGACCGAGGATCCGCGAGCGACCCATCTTCGGAAGATGTCGGAGGAGCTCTGCCGGCAGACCAACCAGCTCAAGTGGTTCGAGATGTCGCGGGAGATCGAGACGTTTATGCTCGCGGAGAAGAAGCTGCACTGCAATGTCGACTTCTACTCGGCGAGCTGCTACTACGCGCTCGGGATTCCCATCGACCTGTTCACGCCGGTGTTCGCGGTCAGCCGGATCTCCGGGTGGACGGCGCACGTGCTCGAGCAGTTTGCGGACAACCGCCTGATCCGCCCGCGGGCGGAGTACGTGGGCCCGAGGAACCGGACCTACGTGCCGATCGAGAAGCGGGGGTAGCCCGGGGCGCCCGCCCACACCATAAGATGATCCGGGGTTGAGTACTCACTGAATCCGTGAGCCCACCGGGTGAATCCCGGCGGTCTCTTGCTAGGCTCGACCCTAAAGTGTCAGGGGGTTGCGACCCCTAGCCGACGATGTCCTCTCCGCCGTCTACCCCGAGCACGTTCCCGGTCATCCAGTCCGTGCCGGGGCTGCAGAGGGCAACGAGCGCCCGCGCCACGTCCTCCGTGGTCGTCAACCGGCCCGAGGGGTTTCGCAGACTTGCGTTGCCCGCGATCACCTCGTGTCCGGGGATCTTCCGCAGCGCCGGCGTGTCCGTCACGCCGGCCCGGATGGCGTTCACCGCGATGCCCCGGGGCGCCAGCTCCATCGCGAGCTGCCGCACGTGCGACTCGAGCGCGGCCTTCGCGGCCGACACGGCACCGTAGTTGGGCAGCACGCGTGTGGCCCCGGCGCTGGTCATGGCGAAGACCTTCCCCCCGCGCCGCATCAACCCGCCGAACACCAGGTCCTGCGTCCAGTAGACGAGGCTGTGCGCCATCACCGAGAGCGTCATGTCCATCTGTGCCGCCGTGATCGCGTCCTCCGCCGTGTTGGCGATGAAGGGACGCAGATTGCCGAACGCAAGCGAGTGGAGGAGCACGTGGACCGTGCCGTGCTTGCCCGCCTCTTCGTGTGCGCGGGCCAGCACCTCCACGCGGCGCTCCGCATCTGCGGCGTTGACGTTGAAGAACACGGCCTTCCGTCCGGCCGCGCGGATGCCGGTCATGACCTGTTCCACGTGCGGGAGCGTCGCCTTGCGGTCCAGGTGCACCCCAACGATCTCGTAGCCGGCGCGCGCCAGCGCCAGGCCGGCTGCTTCGCCGAACCCGCTGCTCGCTCCCAGGATCAGGGCCCATCGCCGCTCGTTGCTCATTCGTTCCTCCGTGATGTGGATGGGCAACCCCGTCTTGTTAGGCCAACCGCCTCCGAGCCAGCCGATTCGGCGGCGGCTCTCGGGGGCGCACAGCCTCGCATCCTCGAGGCCATTTTCGGGTTCGGCCGGGCGATCCCCTGGAGTGCCGTGCTCAGACGTAGATCATCTTGACAGTCATCCCTCCGTCGATCACGAGGTTCTGGCCGGTCAGGAATCCCGATGCCGCGCGGTCGGAGAGGAAGACCGCGGCTTCCGCGATATCCTCGGGACGGCCGACTCGGCCAACCGGATGCTGAGCATGGTCCTCCGGGCGGAGTGGTGCGTCCGATGTATGAATCCACCCAGGGCTGATTGCGTTCACCCGGATGCCGCGCGGCCCCAGGGAAACCGCCAGCGCATGGCTCAACGCCAGGAGCCCGCCTTTCGCTGCACCGTACGGCTCGCCGTCCGGTTCCGACATCAGGGCTCGCGTGGACGCTATGTTGATGATCGCACCGTGTCCGGCGGAGATCATATGCGGGACCACGTGTCTGGCGCACAAGT encodes the following:
- a CDS encoding SDR family oxidoreductase; the encoded protein is MSNERRWALILGASSGFGEAAGLALARAGYEIVGVHLDRKATLPHVEQVMTGIRAAGRKAVFFNVNAADAERRVEVLARAHEEAGKHGTVHVLLHSLAFGNLRPFIANTAEDAITAAQMDMTLSVMAHSLVYWTQDLVFGGLMRRGGKVFAMTSAGATRVLPNYGAVSAAKAALESHVRQLAMELAPRGIAVNAIRAGVTDTPALRKIPGHEVIAGNASLRNPSGRLTTTEDVARALVALCSPGTDWMTGNVLGVDGGEDIVG
- a CDS encoding glucose 1-dehydrogenase, which produces MRLKERVAIVTGAARGIGRAIARRLAKEGAAVGVLDLDGEDAAVVAAEINRTGRAAAVQADVSDSDDVRRVITEVAQKLGPPTILVNNAGISGFGPLLTENAEQLWHRVLSVDLTGAYLCARHVVPHMISAGHGAIINIASTRALMSEPDGEPYGAAKGGLLALSHALAVSLGPRGIRVNAISPGWIHTSDAPLRPEDHAQHPVGRVGRPEDIAEAAVFLSDRAASGFLTGQNLVIDGGMTVKMIYV